ctctgatgatttttaacggaaaacgggaaattatttcaaaatattgaaagcagtgtgtctattggaagtttctttcaggttgtgattgataatttagaacggatggcctgttatatatctcggattcttatagattcttttgtcttttaacggttgaggtttccgtcggacctgaagtaaactggtgacaatgcggctttaacctgAAAGACAAGAGTTGTTTCTTTACGCCCGTCTTGCAAATGTTTGCAGCTTTGCCATCCTTCTAAATTACCTCATTTCAAGTTCTTTTCACAAGATTGATTACTTATTCAAGCCTTATCATTAGGCGACAAAAAGTTAAAAAGGACGGCTTTAAAAAGACTCCGACTTGTCACAGCCTCGCTTTCGCGCTCTTTTACCACAGGAGCCCCATCATctcgaaaaaaaacaatagtttCGACAGCATTCCCACGTCAATGAGTATGACGCCCCAACACATTACCTTATTCCCCCGTCTACGGCTTCTACAACGATCCTCGCGGGATACCCGGGGGACGTTACTCGAAAACAGCGCTTGATGCGAGAGCTGAGCATAGTAAAGAGACTGTGGAACTGATTGAGGTTCCACACTTTCAAGTTGTGTCTCGAGTAATAGAACAACTGATCGGAGCTGATCAGGCTCATGTCGACTATGTCCTCGCCGGTTTGGAGGCGGTAGGTCTGAGTGAAGGTATCGAAGTTCCAGATACGGACTGTTTTGTCGAGAGAGCTTGAGACAAGAAGAGGTTGACGGTCGTGGATAAGAAGGCTTGTGATGGCATCACAGTGACCTAGGAGAggtataatcatcatcaccattctctatcgtcatcataatcataatcggcatcaccaccaccaccatcctcttcctcctcctccttctcctcctcctcatcatcatcatcatcatcataaccatcttATTCAACATACaattatcatcttcatcttcactataaacatcatcattatagtAATCGTCACGACGGTAATCAAAACTATCCCAATCATAAATTAACTGTATATGACAAATTCTTGAATTGCGTGAGTTACCCATGATTTGGGTGACAAGAGGTAACTATCTATCGTCAAGGTAACTGATTGCGTGACTTACCTAGGAATTGCGTGACAAGAGGGTAACTATCCAGACTCGTACTCCACGCCCTGATGGTCCCATTTTTGTCTCCGGTTATGAAGTAGCTTGCTGGATGGTAGAACACACATGTAGTGAAGGGGAAATCGCTTTTCTTGTCGAAGCAGGTCCGGACGTGATAGTCTTTCTCTGCGATGATCGCAATTCGCACATTACTCACGGCAATAATCTGAGAGACAAACAAAGTTTTCACTAACCCGGTCCCTGGCACTCTGTTAGGGTTTCCAGTGTTTGGCTATAAGGCAagaaccacaggaaacccgaaacGAGCGTGAGGGACTGGGCTGGATTTTCAGCATGTCCGCGGATGCCTCGAGGATCTGGGTCGGCTGAAATAACTTTCAGGGTAAGATTGTGAGGTAGCCGGTTTTCGCTCAGAAATCTAGGTGTctcaatcatcattacttaatTTAGCCAATGAAAATTGATACTTTGCGACCCGGAATTAAAAGGGTATAATGACAAAACTTTATACTTTAAACAATTTAGTAAAAGAGACGTTACATAAAACACATTCAAAACCCCCTCCATGCGACCTTCTGCGGTATCTTTTTGGAGACACACAATAAAAGGTGCATTATGGAACATCTTTTTTGGAATCATACAATAGATGTATTTTGCGGGTATCTTTCCTGGAATCACCCAATAAAAGATTACCATATACCTGTCTTGATTACCATTTACCTGTCTTGATTACCATATACCTGTCTTGATTACCATATACCTGTCTTGATTACCATATACCTGTCTTGATTACCATATACCTGTCTTGATTACCATATACCTGTCTTGATTACCATATACCTGTCTTGATTACCATATACCTGTCTTGATTACCATATACCTGTCTTGATTACCATATACCTGTCTTGATTACCATTTACCTGTCTTGATATGGAGTCAAACTTGAGGGAGTGAACCCAGTCGTCGGGTGTAAAGGAGCAGTTGTAAATCCGCCCAGGAACAAGCGGGTCGGTTTGCTTGATTGGAAAAGTCCACGTCATGATCGCACCGGCGATACCCGTCACAAGTTCGTCGGCGTTTTCGTTGTAGAGCATACACAACACGGTGCGAcctacaaaaacaagaagaaaataaagatgatgatgatgatgatattgaagaagaacaataacaacatcaagAAAAGTGAGAACATCaagttatgatggtgatgattatgatgatgttaaTAATTAATGTGATTATAGAGATATAATGAAGAAGAGCAACAACAAGACGagaaagaaatacaaaaagaacagcaaaaaaataagaatggAAGAAGCGACCACAACAAAGAAGCACATAGACAAACAACAATGGCATGGAAAAAGTAGAAGACAATGATGAACAGCAAcaactaaaataaataaaaaaatataaaacacatGACAGCCGTGTGCACGCACCCCCATCCCGCCCTTGATCGACATAAAATGGTctctttttattaaataatcaCTAAATATTTTGCATATGAAAACTATTTCTGTAAACGAAGATATCAGGACAAGAGAAGATATAATCATACCTGTGAATGTTGACGAAACGACAGCAAACTTGGTGGTGAGTACGCTTAACGTAAGATCATTACAGAACCCAACGAACGACCACCGCTTGTTGATAAACAGCAGACGCTCAAACCTTAAAGGGGTGGTGAGACTACTCAGATTCTCTTCCATCTCTCCCGTCTTATTGTCCTTGGCCAAGGTCCAGACGTTGATGTGATTGTTTTTACCCACCCCGTGATGGGAGACGAATGTCTCGACCGAAGAGCCAAGGCACATGCGAATCGCAAGTCTGAGGCTGTCAGAGTTCCACAGGGATTCCTGGTAAAATAGTGTGCTTTACAATCTAATAACAAACTAGTTCTTATAAGGATGATTTACGTTTTTGTCTCGAGTCGAGTTGGAGCCGAccatcaatcaaatatcaaacaaaaggTTCAAATGCGCGAAGAATccactttttattttgaataaagCAAATTCAATAAACGTCATTGTTCCAAGTTGTTGCGATGTTCCAGTTCCCGAGGGTTGACGTTATCTGAATAAAACGGAGAGGAAAACGTAAAGGAACAGTTTCGTTCATTCCTTCTCCGCTAGCGTCACCACCGTGCAGATTGACAAGAAGTAGTAATGATGgaataacccccccccccccccccccccgcagaATTAAGATTTTCCACAGCAATTGAAGTTTTCCAAAGCAATTAGGCTTCTTTTTCGAAAATGGCGTCATGTGAATCCTAGGCACTTGCATATTTTTCGGTGAGCGATTGAATTGCGGCTGAATCAGAGCGTAAAAAAGTGTCTGAATTGTGGCCATCTTTGTTTCTGTGGTTGAATTGTGAAAGTAAAGGGTTCCATTGTTGTGAAATGTTGTCTTTTGCAGAATCACTCGCAGCATGTTAGCATCTTACGTATATCCGGGACTTCAGTGCTCACTTCAGTGCCTTCAGTAGAGCCTGTTTGAAAGGTTCTTGTCGTAGTCTCGATGTCTACTAACCTGTAGCTGTAAGCCGTATGGGATCGTGATACTCGCTGTCTCCTTTGCACATTCGAGCTTTTCCTGAACTAGAACCTTCTCTTCCGTCCATGGTTTAATCTTGGGTTTATAGAACATAGGCATTCCGATCCTTGGTCTCTGTTCAGCCCATTTCAACGTCTAAATCTTCTATTTTTCTCAAGATTTCACGTGCGTTTGGTGATTCAATTGTTACGTTAGATGAAATGCTGCGCGCGTACAGAAAAACTGATAACTGACTGTTCTAATTCCAAATCGAACAATCAATCGAACACGTGACGTGACAGACGTGTTGGCTAGACcttgtccccacgtatccgttttcgtttaaaaacgcaacctttttggtTCGTTTACAAAAAGATCCGCGTCCACACTAAGAGTTTTAattttgatacgacccgtCCCCCCGAAAACGCAGCAACGATACGAAAACGACAACAAGTTCTACAGCACATGCGTACTCgcgcgccaagtggactggacctgagttatcacaccatcgttttcgaaaggttccTTTTTCGTCCGTCCCCAAAAGGGTatagttttcaaattgttttaCTCTGGATATCGTTCTCAAATCGTTTCGTTTTCGgtcatcgttttcgcgtttACGTGTTGACGATACTCGTACTCGTAACCTTAATAAAAgcttgcgttttcaaacgaaaacggaaacGTGGTCTAAGGGCAGGGAAAAAAGGGCGCGCGCACAACCCGGTTCTTGTGAACCCAGCGGCCTTTGTCGGCATTTTGTTGGCTGAGCGTCAATGggcgagagaagtctggaagatctggtacccagggtagtcTTGGTTCTGACTCCCTAACAAATCTCGACAAGTTTGTTAACAGAAACATGTGTTTCGCTCAGAATTTTCACAAAGGGTCACGATTTTGTGGTGTTTAAATCTTATATCTAATTGTCAAATGTACCTATTGATGATGTCGTAAGGCACTCTCCCAACATGCTGTATTGAAAAACAGCGACGAGGGATTAGAGATGAACCGctaagcactgttggaaagcttgggtACCACCACTGACTGTGTGAAGTTTTGGAATTACCATCATTTCATTGAACTCTAGGGATAATCAAAAGCCAAGCCAGACCAATAGTTTAGAAAGCTAGCCAATTAGGATAAGGAACGTTCTATTTGATAGACAGTAAACATCAACAGCCAATCAGTAGAAACAACACTACATTGCGTTTATAGGTTTTGGGGTTTGTGTTAACATGAACTGTAATGCTCACATTCTAAAAGGTTATCTTTTTGctcaaaagctgctctaccaATTTACTGACAAGCCAAGGCGGTTTTTCAATTACTGACAAGCCAAGGCGGTTTTTCAATTACTGACAAGCCAAGCAATTCTGTCAGTTACTAACAAGCCAAGCCAGTCTCTCAGCTATTTGCAAGCCAAGCCGGTCTGCTTGGTAGTATTATTTtgcaccccttccccctccctcctaaaaagaaagagaaacaACAGACCAAGAGAtcaaaagttcatttatttagCTGAACATATTTCCAACTTAAGATCGTGGTCTCTCCTTCTTTTCCTTGAACAGTGCGAGCAGAGAGACATTAGCAACCTTCACCACCTTAAATCGAACTCCAGGGATGTCACCAACAGCATGGCCACGGCGACCAAATCCAGAGATGAGTACCTCGTCGTTCTCTTCAATGTAGTTCAAGCAGCCGTCGTTAGGGACGAATGCTGTGATCTTTTTGCCGTTCTTGATAAGCTGTACACGTACACACTTCCTGATAGCAGAGTTGGGCTGTTTGGCTTCAACTCcactaaaaaaaagagagatggAATTCTAATCTAGGAATGAACATTACCAAATgtctagaatttttttatattattcaaCCATTTTTTACTGGCTCATACACATATAATTATACagcttttaaaattattttaaattctTTAAAGTGAAAACCACAAATTAAAGCAGTATAGCTgcttgacaaaaaataataggtAATTCCTGAATAATTGCATTTAATTAAAACCAAAACTGTTGTTGTGTGACCTTCAAGAATCCATAGTCCCTGTCGTGTTTGGGAATAGCTCGTGGTCAATCAAAGTTTTGGGCGGTTTTCATTGCTTGTTTTGATTTCAAAGAAATATTTCCAAATGAGGAAGGGATTTTGGATACTTGGGAGGTCGTGCATTAACGATTTTAAGTGAAAATACACTAGTTTCgattatatctttttttctacaaataaGAAAGACTTACCTAAGGCATGCTTAGGTAAATcttccatttaaaaaaaaagacaagtgGACAGAATTACATATTCTTGGGATTATCATGTCCAATTACTGTTGAATTATATTGATGATTTATAAACAAGCAATTTTTTATGTTTCTATTTTTAGTCTGCAGCATTCagcaaaggtaaaaaaaactcaagcATCATGGTACTTTCACGCTTGGCTACTGGGAAGTGTTGGTTAGCCCAGTGCCCACACTCATTTAGGTCTTGCATCAAAAATCTTCTCAAAATGATGAGATAAAGTTTTAAAACTTTGTTTCTAGCTGAGTGCTTGTATAAAGAGTACTTTTACCAGTTACAGGGAAAGTAATACAAATTTTGTAAGAATCCTGCATCTAAATCTTACTTGAGGTTGATAATGAAAGATTAATAGAGACTTTAAGATCAAGGTTTTTCGTGATTTATAGCTGACTGCCAACTTAAAGCAGTCACGTGACCAGGACTTGCCATCACGTTTGCTGTTCGAAGTTTGCGTTTTGTAAGGCCGGCTTCTACAGATAGAGGTTAGTCATTTACGACAAGGTATTTTTGAACAATTTTTAATCTTGAACACCAAAACGCCACGCTTAACACAAAAAGTTAGCTTTTGGTATGTGTTAACTTTTAACtgatatttgttttacaattgaaaaatacttttgagaatgatttttttagcTTTAAGTCAAAGTGGTCGGCatgaatgaaaacaaacatggcggCAGAATTAATGCTTCTTGTTAAACTTATtgcttcgaaaaaaaaataccttattTTCTTGCCAGTTTTGTTATAGCGATTTGAGATGGCTCCTTTTAGATGGCCATTGCTATACAATGATTTGTACAGTCAACCTTGTatcttaaattttaaaaatgagCACACGCCTAACATGAAACCACAAATGATGATCCAAAAACCTGCATCAAAATCCCAAAAAGCGGCTGATGTAGATACGGATAAACTAACTTCCGCCTCAAAGTGCAAATCTTACTTGATTGAGCCACTTTATATTGTCATATCACTGTAGAATTGAAGTCCTTAAATTGTTGCCAAGGGCTTCACTTCTGTCAGCAGGACAGGCATGTAAATCACCTGTGTCGCAGCCAGAAATAACTACATTATTACCATCTGTGCATTAACAAAGAAAACCATATTCTGGCCGCCAGCGTACTAGTAAGAAGATAGATACCAATTTGTGATTCTGGCCAGGATAGATGGTAATAATGCAGTTATTTCTGCTTATAAGGGATACTTGTATAAACATATCTGATTGCCAAGGCCTTTCCACTTCCATCATTTCAAATTCTTAaaattttcttgtatttttgattttctatAAAGCTGACTATAGGACCCAATAAGTCCTTTTTATTCTAGCACCACTGCAatagcaggggcggatccaggatttcaaaatcgGGGGTGGATGATGGCCTGATAGATGGCTTATTACTGATACAGTGGTCCTTAGTAGGTCACTACATAGATCTTTAAATACTTCatgctgaattggatttgtcgcgccAGCAAAGGCAAGCAGGCAAAGccacatggacagtacctcccctccctcagacattgattttcttcaaacaaagtgacatttcaaattttttttactcaaaaagggggctGGATATCCACCaattcaaccccccccccccccccctgtatccgaCCCTGATTAggggacttgcactaagaagtCATGAGACTCCTCAAATGGCAAACTCTcatgacaacaaaaagcaacttatccGACACTTTTGAATCTTCCAGAAAGTTTCTATACCGGAAACACAAGAAATGTTTGCCAAAATTAAAGTCTAACTCTAACTCCATTCCACAAATATACAAACAACTACAAACTATCTCACAAATTATAATAGTTCTAGAGATCAAGCCAAGCTTTTTTCCCCAAATGTTACTCACACTTTCTCGAGGACGATTCCCTTGGCGTGAGAGGCGCCTCCGAAAGGGTTAGCTTTCAGAGCAGTTCCCAAGTGAGCCTTTTTGTACGCTTTATCGTGCCATTTCTGGTCTCGTCTGTGCGATCGGAGTTTGCGGGCTGTACGAAGACCACGGGGTTTACCTTCAAAATTACACAACAATTAGATCAAACCGAGGTTTAACTACCTAAATATGGAGTCTGATTGGTTTATTAGGGTTATTTTAGTGCGAATTTCAAGAGATTTCTACGGCACACGTGCGTTCGTACCCATTTTGAGATGTTGTCTTCCAAAGAGGCCAGTCCAGCATGCAGCGCGCTCCCTAGACTTCCAGGCCTAGTCTTCCACGGATGACAAACTCTCAGGTATACCCTCAAGGCAGCATACAAACAAAGATTGGACGCTTATAAAACTTTCTTAGCATACCAACCAATATTTGGTGTATATGCCATATTGAAAACAATACATTAAACTATTGACATGTGAAAAGGCATCGAAAGAGATACTAGCCCTTAGCGTGTACTTACGCTCCTTGAAACCAGTCACCCATTTGTAGTCGGGTTTTGGAAGGGTGTGGATTGTGGAGTATATTTATTAGCGTACGTTAATACTGGGAGGGTACGGTCGGTGCCTGCCAATTTGCCTGATGGCTGGCAAAGCTGCTGTTTTAAAGGACTCCGGATCAGTTATGTTTACAATAATATTGGGAAGTAAATTCCATGTTCTTATTGTTCTagggaaaaaagaataattagAGGAAAGACTATTTGAGTGCAATTGTTGGAAGCTATGTGAGTGCCTCCGAGTGGATCGATTTGTCGGAACGACACAGCTAGGGAGAGGACAGGCCACgagattatttaaaaaaatatacatcaATACTATTCAATACTATACTATCAATACTATTTGCACAACGCAAAGACGACGGCGACCATCATAAAAAAATGGCGCGCCCTCACGAAATGCAAAATAACGGCGTGTTTTTTACGCGCGCCGTCAGGAACGTCAACCGTCGTTTTAATATATGCGTGAGCGCGCGCACGGTTCTTGCTGCCGTCTCCGTCGCCGTCGTCTCTTCTTTTCGGACGAGCCAAGTAGACTGTTCTTTGTGCTAGCGTCCATGTCCATGGTTAATTGTTCGTGACCGACGGAAAACAAGTCATAACCTGATAACTTTGGTCGGATGCGACAAAGCAAAACGATCATGTCTTATTGAAGATACGCGCGGTTATATTTTATAGCCTTCTACAATCGTGTTTTTGTTCCCTGCTTGATTGATCCTGgctcttttgtttttgttaacgaGTATTCAAACATTGAAAAgactgttttatttatttacgcATAAACAGCTTTGTCAATATTATAAATGGTAATTAAAAAATCACTGAAGGATTTGCTTTGTTATTAAGGTTCCATTAACCAAGCTGTGGTGATTTTCACTTTAATTTACTCTGTtggtggaaaaaaaacatcccatGTCAATATTTATGTTGACTTATGTCGCGGGAGGTTGAAAAATTGTTAGCACCTTATCAACAGATTTGTTGGCCGTAATCAACGAAATGACCTCGTGACGTTTGCCGTCACGCTGTGCTTACATTCCACTGGTCAAGAGGTCAGGCCATAAAAGCTCCCAAAAATTTAGCGTGATGAGGATCAGACTCATTCCAGTGTTTGTTTTTCGCCTTGAGGCAAAAATGTGCTACGTAGCGTGGAGTTGTTAGGGATGTGTGCacgcgaaaaacaaaaagacaggCGAAGAAGAAGATGTCTTTATAAAACACAAAGTATTAGCTGAAAAAGCAAGAGCTTGCCAAAGATAAACGTTGTCAGAGAAAGTATTAATCTTCAAACACGTCCAAGACAGGCTACGCAAAGAAGATTGAAAGATTTGACAGGATCTAAAGGTGTCAAAATTGAATGTTCTTTCTCGTTATACGAGGTGTGAAAACTTCAAGATTCAAGAATCAAGTTCAAATGAGATTGCCTTCTGTTAACATTATACTTCAGTGTTGTTTATAGACTCGCGGGTTCAGAGTTCCTCGGTGAACTTGTTTGTATTTTACACCCTGTCGAATGGATTCTTTGTTTATTGGATTTTGATGGGTGCCTTCAAAATGGAAAGGGATAGCAACAAATGTAGTTTGAGCACCAGTCGAGTCAGCATACGATTACAAGCTCGGGACAAAGTGAGGGAAGAAGCTTCTCTAAAGCAGCTTAGACTGTATTTAGATACCAAACTACGGGAGAGTATTTCAACAAACATTCTACAGGATTCGACTCCTTACAGATGTTCACTCAGTAGAAAAACCGGTTTGGCGGCAACAAGAGGGAAGCACGCACAAGAGTCAACATTTAGCGCAAGAAAGAAGTTAAGAGAAAGAGAGCTTAATACGAAAGCTTTGACTTTACCCAGACTTGctacaacatcaacaaatCTAGTATCTGTACCTCTAGAACGCACAGAACAGAACAGTCCGGAGCTATCATGGAAACGAGGCGAGAAACGACCAAGGGGAGAGGAATACAGCAAAGCGTCAAAAGAATTATTTCACAAGACTTTGGAAGAGGCCTTTAGAGCTTCACATGCACGCCATGGTTATCCAGGAAATCATATAAAACCGGGGGAAAAACGGCCAAAGATTATCGAGGAAGGGGCTCTATTCTCAAGAGCATCTCCAAAAATGTACGTAGACTCTGATAGCACGGAAGGTGACTTGGATGGCAGTGATGATGAATTCAAAGAAGAAACTTATTCGAAGACTTGTGAGGACGGATCAAAAATTACCGCTTCACAACAAAAGCTGCGTATAGAAATATTTATGCCTAAAATAAGATGAAATTTTCTACGTGCGATAAATGCTTATAAATAAATGATTATAAGGGGGGATATAAAAATTATAGATAGGTAAAAGTATTTTAGCTTTCAGGATTCCATCCTTTTAATGGTTATGTTCAGAAGGAATAAGgtgaaaaaaacattactttgaagggggggggggggggggggggcttcaACAACTTTTGGCAGGAAAGACGGGATTAAGTCATCCACACGAGAATCGTTATGGCTTGTCTTGATCCTCCGCTTGATATATTGAAATAATCATGCGCAAACTTAATGCGCAGATATGTTTTACCTTTTAAAATTGCGAGCAAATATGAATGAGAATAAGAGTATTTATACGAACATCTCGAAATGCTAGGGTGGGCGGGTTAGTGAATTGACCcattatggggggggggggggtggacttTTTGAAGTTGCCCAGCCCCCTCTTACCTAACTGATTAAAACTCGTCTACACTTTCAGCATCTCCTTGATTTTATTTGTATGTGTTTTGCGCTCACACATTTTTCCATGACATCAAAATAAGAGATGAAGTTAGGGATATAGCCCTGAAATTCTCCACAAACTGAGAAGCAATTATGATTTCAAAATTTATCTTTTTGCGTTAATTGTTCTGAGGAGGGGGTGTATTAATTCGAAAAATGCTCACTTTAAATGCACCAGAGTCAACAAGAGATCCCTTCCTCTCCACTGCGCGTGTGTATGTTTACATACAAACGCGCAATTTTTACATGTACCTAAATAGTGTTACAAGTGTTTTACATGTATAGATCGATTGCTTGATAAAACCT
The DNA window shown above is from Nematostella vectensis chromosome 15, jaNemVect1.1, whole genome shotgun sequence and carries:
- the LOC5510819 gene encoding 40S ribosomal protein S23 produces the protein MGKPRGLRTARKLRSHRRDQKWHDKAYKKAHLGTALKANPFGGASHAKGIVLEKVGVEAKQPNSAIRKCVRVQLIKNGKKITAFVPNDGCLNYIEENDEVLISGFGRRGHAVGDIPGVRFKVVKVANVSLLALFKEKKERPRS